Proteins from a genomic interval of Nostoc sp. KVJ3:
- a CDS encoding IS5 family transposase (programmed frameshift) produces MYRKEESTPIPPENFELPFEGKLSSDNRWVIMANFIPWTEFESEYSSGFSAEMGAPAKSFRMALGALIIKEKLGISDRETVEQIKENPYLQYFIGISSYSNETPFDASMLVHFRERISADFVNKVNQKMVKKMLEKTSSIDNEKKTEESEKEVSGLKNLGKLILDATCAPGDISYPTDLGLLNQARRQTEKIIDFLYEQVLGQLDKKPRTYRQVARKDYLEVAKKRRVSQKDRRKAIRKQLQYIKRNLSHIDQLISSGATLKNLINRQYKMLLVVGEVYRQQLWLYENKKQSINDRIVSLTQPHIRPIVRGKAGKAVEFGAKLSASYYNGYVFLDHISWDNFNESGDLKAQVESFKNYTGYYPESVHVDKIYRTRENRAWCKERGIRISGNPLGRPPANVSKEKKKQAVYDERIRNSIEGKFGQAKRRFSLGRVMAKLSHTSKTAIAITFLVMNLSTQLSRFKSAFLCLFLKTTPFFRSNIIENYSLANQKQQKLIFRACLNN; encoded by the exons ATGTACCGAAAAGAAGAATCAACTCCAATTCCACCAGAAAATTTTGAACTTCCATTTGAGGGAAAGTTATCATCAGATAATCGTTGGGTCATTATGGCGAATTTCATACCCTGGACAGAATTTGAGTCGGAATATTCTTCCGGGTTCTCCGCAGAGATGGGGGCACCAGCAAAGTCATTTCGGATGGCGTTAGGTGCATTAATAATAAAAGAGAAACTAGGCATAAGTGACAGAGAAACAGTAGAGCAAATCAAAGAGAACCCTTATCTACAGTATTTTATAGGGATATCATCTTATAGTAATGAAACTCCCTTTGACGCATCAATGTTAGTACATTTTCGTGAAAGAATTAGTGCTGATTTTGTTAACAAAGTTAATCAAAAAATGGTGAAGAAGATGCTTGAAAAAACATCTTCGATTGACAATGAAAAAAAAACCGAAGAATCAGAAAAAGAAGTAAGTGGTCTAAAAAATCTGGGGAAATTAATATTAGATGCCACTTGTGCGCCAGGTGATATTAGCTATCCAACAGATTTAGGGCTACTAAATCAAGCCAGAAGGCAGACAGAAAAAATTATAGACTTTCTTTATGAACAGGTACTGGGTCAATTAGATAAAAAACCTAGAACATATCGACAGGTAGCAAGAAAAGATTATCTAGAAGTAGCTAAAAAACGTCGCGTTTCCCAAAAAGACCGGAGAAAAGCTATAAGAAAACAGCTTCAATATATTAAAAGAAACTTATCTCATATTGACCAGCTAATCAGTTCAGGAGCAACTCTAAAAAATTTAATAAACAGACAATATAAGATGTTGCTTGTAGTCGGAGAAGTCTATCGTCAACAACTATGGTTATATGAAAATAAAAAACAGAGTATTAATGATCGTATCGTCAGTTTAACTCAACCACATATCCGTCCCATTGTCCGAGGGAAAGCTGGGAAAGCCGTGGAGTTTGGGGCAAAATTGTCGGCTAGTTATTACAATGGATATGTATTTTTAGACCATATTAGTTGGGATAATTTTAATGAATCAGGAGACTTAAAAGCACAAGTAGAATCCTTTAAAAACTACACTGGTTATTATCCAGAATCCGTTCATGTTGATAAAATTTACCGGACACGAGAGAATCGAGCTTGGTGTAAAGAACGAGGTATTAGAATTAGTGGAAACCCTTTAGGCAGACCTCCAGCCAATGTAAGTAAGGAAAAAAAGAAGCAAGCTGTC TATGATGAAAGAATTCGTAATTCTATTGAGGGAAAGTTTGGGCAAGCTAAAAGAAGATTTAGCCTGGGTAGAGTGATGGCGAAACTGTCTCATACTTCTAAAACTGCAATTGCTATTACTTTTTTAGTAATGAATCTTTCTACTCAACTGTCACGCTTTAAGAGTGCTTTTTTATGTCTATTTTTGAAAACAACACCTTTTTTTCGCTCTAATATTATTGAAAATTATAGTTTAGCCAATCAAAAACAACAAAAACTTATATTTAGGGCTTGCTTGAATAACTGA
- a CDS encoding IS4 family transposase yields MTLRVQILKDKFSQSLGLPFKELLPESVIKLAISELKIKYKKRLFDPLITLWAFLSQVLDTDKTCHNAVSKIIAHLAQEEVEVPSTDTSGYCQARARLPEKLLEKVFNCSAQNLEAKVTQEHLWCGRNVKVIDGSTVSMPDTVENQKQYPQPSTQKEGCGFPIAKIGVIFSLATGAAVALCIDVLNTHDIKLARRLYSFLKPNDVLLGDRAFCAYADMVSIAKLGCDAVFRKHQSRTTTMRKGKIIGDCDKLVTWYKPKRCPKGLSKDEFDALPPSITVREVYYYISIPGFRTQRVSLITTLLDIATYSTLEIVGLYGQRWDVELDLRHLKTTLGMDVLRCKTPSMVRKEIYVFLLAYNLLRSLMWSAATTYTRISHKI; encoded by the coding sequence GTGACACTAAGAGTACAAATTCTCAAGGACAAATTTAGTCAGAGTTTGGGGCTACCTTTTAAAGAACTGTTGCCAGAGTCTGTGATAAAACTTGCAATCTCTGAGCTAAAAATTAAATACAAAAAGCGGTTATTTGACCCATTGATAACATTGTGGGCGTTTTTATCACAAGTTTTGGATACGGATAAAACTTGCCATAATGCGGTCAGTAAAATAATTGCACATTTAGCTCAAGAAGAAGTAGAAGTACCTTCAACAGATACAAGTGGTTACTGCCAAGCTAGAGCGAGACTTCCAGAGAAATTATTAGAAAAAGTTTTCAATTGCTCGGCACAAAATCTAGAAGCAAAAGTGACCCAAGAACATTTATGGTGTGGGCGTAATGTAAAGGTAATAGATGGTTCAACGGTCTCCATGCCAGATACCGTAGAAAACCAAAAACAATACCCTCAACCTAGCACCCAAAAAGAGGGATGTGGATTTCCAATTGCCAAAATTGGAGTGATATTCAGTTTGGCAACAGGAGCCGCTGTTGCTTTGTGCATAGACGTTTTGAACACTCATGATATTAAATTAGCTCGGAGGTTATACAGTTTTCTCAAACCAAATGATGTACTTTTAGGAGATAGAGCTTTTTGTGCTTATGCCGATATGGTTTCTATTGCCAAGCTTGGTTGTGATGCTGTATTCCGTAAGCATCAATCTCGCACAACAACCATGCGAAAAGGTAAAATTATTGGCGATTGTGACAAGTTGGTTACTTGGTATAAACCTAAAAGATGTCCAAAAGGGTTGAGCAAAGATGAATTTGATGCTCTACCTCCTTCCATAACTGTACGGGAAGTTTACTACTACATTAGTATTCCTGGTTTTCGCACTCAACGAGTCAGCTTAATTACTACTCTTTTAGATATAGCAACTTATTCTACTCTCGAAATCGTTGGACTTTACGGTCAGAGGTGGGATGTTGAGCTAGATTTAAGACATCTCAAAACGACCTTGGGTATGGATGTTCTACGATGTAAAACACCTTCAATGGTACGCAAAGAAATTTACGTTTTTTTGCTGGCTTACAATTTACTTCGTAGTTTGATGTGGTCGGCTGCAACTACTTACACGCGGATTTCTCACAAAATCTAA
- a CDS encoding response regulator codes for MKPINVVIIENENISRIGAATILSETGAIQVCGVAKYGKQGIEIVDKQKPDIVIINIDLPDIDGIDVISTIKSKHTSIRIVVMTANSSRDTINAAISNGADCYYCKNSLREEVGERFVEAVMAAYNNESWIDPTINRILIDSLRSNDTPDRNALDLLSDFSNKEITVLQLAAGGMKNNEIANVMYVSEGTVRSYLHNSFIKLGVKDRLNAIREAIRLGILSFTDMKIEEEVTQETHTRVKTNQKSQKDTAKTSNKGYKGWVA; via the coding sequence ATGAAACCTATTAATGTTGTCATCATTGAAAATGAGAACATATCTAGGATTGGCGCGGCAACAATATTATCTGAAACTGGTGCAATCCAAGTCTGTGGCGTTGCCAAATATGGAAAACAAGGAATAGAAATTGTTGACAAACAAAAGCCAGATATCGTAATTATAAATATTGATTTACCTGATATCGATGGCATTGATGTAATAAGCACAATTAAATCCAAACACACATCAATTAGAATTGTGGTTATGACTGCAAATAGCAGCCGAGATACCATTAACGCGGCAATTAGTAATGGCGCAGACTGCTACTACTGTAAAAATAGCCTTAGAGAAGAAGTAGGAGAAAGATTCGTTGAAGCAGTAATGGCTGCATACAATAATGAATCATGGATTGACCCAACTATTAATCGTATTCTGATCGATAGTCTCAGGTCAAATGACACACCCGATAGAAATGCACTAGATTTGTTAAGTGATTTCTCTAATAAAGAAATCACAGTTCTTCAATTAGCTGCCGGAGGCATGAAAAATAATGAAATTGCCAATGTCATGTATGTTTCAGAAGGTACAGTAAGGTCATATCTACATAATTCATTTATAAAGCTAGGAGTCAAAGATAGGTTAAACGCTATCCGCGAAGCAATCCGCCTGGGAATCCTCAGCTTTACAGACATGAAAATCGAAGAAGAAGTTACTCAAGAAACCCACACAAGAGTCAAAACAAACCAAAAAAGTCAAAAAGATACAGCTAAAACGAGTAATAAGGGATACAAAGGCTGGGTTGCCTAA
- a CDS encoding DUF6753 family protein, with protein MTNIAKVVEKVVAEYSEEKKAEVTDWILKLGIRPDDPLFNLYAELGTTQFALQQLPGRLDSLVVGWTDMVDDKLNSASKVAIQQQKSAIAEAAKDLVKMTKQAGGILPHFGVSNWRLAQVSGVLGFVLALGTAIGVFAYKTIAESITFQQAASGSAILQPEDKKLLDWAKSNEGKIARSIYVRNAAIIKTCRQQKKYSGGCIIAVD; from the coding sequence ATGACCAATATTGCAAAAGTTGTTGAAAAAGTTGTTGCAGAATATTCTGAAGAAAAAAAAGCAGAGGTTACTGATTGGATACTTAAATTGGGTATTCGGCCTGATGACCCCTTGTTTAACCTATACGCCGAACTAGGTACAACCCAGTTTGCGTTGCAGCAGCTACCTGGTAGGCTTGACTCCCTTGTGGTGGGTTGGACTGACATGGTAGACGATAAGCTTAATAGTGCTTCTAAAGTGGCAATACAACAACAAAAGAGTGCGATCGCAGAAGCAGCGAAAGATTTAGTTAAGATGACTAAGCAAGCTGGTGGGATTTTGCCTCACTTCGGTGTAAGTAATTGGCGATTGGCACAAGTGTCCGGGGTATTGGGTTTTGTACTAGCTTTAGGGACTGCAATTGGTGTTTTTGCATACAAGACCATTGCTGAAAGTATAACTTTTCAGCAGGCGGCTTCTGGATCTGCCATCTTACAACCTGAAGATAAAAAGCTTCTGGATTGGGCTAAATCCAATGAAGGTAAGATAGCACGTAGTATTTATGTTAGAAACGCCGCCATCATTAAAACTTGCCGCCAGCAGAAAAAGTATTCAGGTGGCTGCATAATTGCAGTTGATTAA
- a CDS encoding MBL fold metallo-hydrolase, whose product MCPLPQQPSHTTKPPRAVFTDEVPSGSSLQSEFAPESIFAFPPNRDTLGGTSYFIVRNEGNILIDCPALDQTNQDFLAAHGGVRWLFLTHRGAIGKAAEIGQTFGCEVLMQEQEAYLLPGLTVTTFSQEFTLDAATQVIWTPGHSPASSCLYYSELGGILFSGRHLVPNQKGEPIPLRTAKTFHWRRQIKSLQFLLERFTPETLKYICPGANTGFLRGKRFIDQAYKQLASLDLSALLQIQPLL is encoded by the coding sequence ATGTGCCCTCTACCTCAACAGCCAAGTCATACAACTAAGCCACCACGGGCTGTATTCACTGACGAAGTTCCTAGCGGAAGTTCTCTGCAATCGGAATTTGCACCAGAGAGCATTTTTGCTTTTCCACCCAATCGGGACACATTAGGAGGAACCTCTTATTTTATTGTAAGAAATGAAGGCAATATCCTCATAGATTGTCCTGCCTTAGACCAAACAAATCAAGATTTTTTAGCCGCGCATGGAGGCGTGCGTTGGTTATTTCTTACCCATCGAGGCGCTATTGGCAAGGCCGCTGAAATTGGGCAAACCTTTGGCTGTGAGGTACTGATGCAAGAACAAGAAGCTTATTTGTTACCAGGCTTAACCGTAACTACCTTTAGTCAGGAATTTACTCTCGATGCTGCAACACAAGTGATTTGGACACCAGGCCATTCTCCCGCTTCATCTTGCCTATACTACAGTGAACTTGGAGGTATATTGTTTTCTGGCCGCCATTTAGTTCCTAATCAGAAGGGTGAGCCAATACCATTACGGACAGCTAAAACCTTTCACTGGCGGCGACAAATTAAGAGTCTTCAGTTCTTATTAGAACGTTTTACACCTGAAACTCTCAAATACATTTGTCCGGGAGCGAATACAGGCTTTCTTAGAGGTAAGCGATTTATAGATCAAGCTTATAAACAGCTTGCTTCTCTAGATTTATCAGCTTTACTGCAAATACAGCCTTTACTTTAA
- a CDS encoding chromosome partitioning protein ParA — protein MSDDNTTNSNNSKSQKRLIIVTGDKGGVGKSTFARALFQLYINKNLPCVTYEADLRNPQLERYFKKDYRPIIRYIDIFHRGGADDLLINLDESDCPITLLDLPAQSGGFFESYVKELSFFEVLKTDINCQVTMVSVISRVLDSINVLEKLRELCKDQVDYIVVKNLFHGEEEKFERYNDAFLRQNMLAEGLVELVMPDLFYKSYDFIDRHALTFNEGQTHKGTNIVIKSRIKSWLAEFEAQIKPAFKLFGFDIQPDDCYYPAVVEKSKELRENEEKEKAKNQDSNLQSQEIAA, from the coding sequence ATGTCTGATGATAATACAACCAATAGTAATAATAGTAAATCTCAAAAGCGGCTAATAATTGTTACAGGTGATAAAGGTGGTGTGGGAAAAAGCACCTTTGCACGAGCGCTATTTCAACTGTACATTAATAAAAATTTACCCTGTGTTACTTATGAAGCTGACTTAAGAAATCCCCAGTTAGAAAGATATTTCAAAAAAGACTACCGACCGATAATCCGTTACATTGATATTTTCCATAGAGGTGGTGCTGACGATTTATTAATTAATTTAGATGAGAGTGATTGTCCTATTACGCTATTAGACTTACCAGCACAATCTGGAGGTTTCTTTGAAAGTTATGTCAAAGAGCTTTCATTTTTTGAAGTGCTTAAAACCGATATTAATTGCCAAGTTACGATGGTTTCAGTGATTAGTAGGGTTCTTGATTCCATAAATGTTTTAGAAAAACTGCGTGAACTTTGTAAAGATCAAGTAGATTATATTGTCGTCAAGAACTTATTTCATGGTGAAGAAGAAAAATTTGAGCGATATAATGACGCTTTTCTACGTCAAAATATGCTTGCAGAAGGTCTAGTAGAACTTGTGATGCCAGATTTATTCTACAAATCCTACGACTTTATTGACCGCCATGCTCTGACATTTAATGAAGGTCAGACTCATAAAGGAACAAATATTGTGATTAAGTCGAGAATTAAATCTTGGCTTGCTGAGTTTGAAGCGCAAATTAAGCCAGCATTTAAGTTATTTGGCTTTGATATACAACCAGATGATTGTTACTATCCAGCAGTTGTTGAAAAGTCTAAAGAGCTTAGAGAAAATGAAGAAAAAGAAAAAGCTAAAAACCAAGATTCAAATTTACAATCTCAAGAAATAGCTGCTTAA
- a CDS encoding MFS transporter, translating into MIKRLFLLLVCLFVVMIGFGVSLPVLPFYAKHLHAAGIPRETIAIHITLLTSIYALAQFITAPFWGQLSDRIGRRPLILIGIAGSAIAQLLFGFASSMTMLYVVRAFGGVLSSAMLPAATAYVSDLTSERDRAKGMAWLGTAVSLGAIAGPAFGGLTTREDLHFTFGLFDLKIENYAPPFFLAAVLMFLTLIVAFRWLPESLSSKSATLLAHQPGLDWKKLGKPLLLLLGLTTIAQFGLTLFEAVFALYAQEKLGYGPIQTGFAYMICGSVMAVFQIMAVGFLTRYMSAIAQVALGFALMGSGIFLLLMARSLPIVLGVVGILAFGMALITPNLIALISKRGSQHTGTVLGIQNAANSLGQVGGAMLGGVLFAWQVNVPYGFAGILLVGTGLLLGWRLKTARKLLHL; encoded by the coding sequence ATGATTAAAAGGCTATTCTTACTTCTTGTTTGCTTATTTGTGGTCATGATTGGCTTCGGAGTAAGCCTGCCTGTACTTCCTTTCTACGCCAAACATCTCCATGCAGCAGGTATTCCGCGTGAAACGATCGCCATCCACATTACCTTATTAACCAGTATTTACGCCTTAGCTCAGTTTATTACAGCACCGTTTTGGGGGCAATTGTCAGATCGAATTGGCAGACGACCCTTAATCTTGATCGGAATTGCTGGTTCCGCGATCGCTCAACTCCTATTTGGATTTGCCTCTTCAATGACAATGCTGTATGTTGTTCGGGCATTCGGTGGGGTTCTATCTTCGGCGATGCTGCCTGCGGCTACGGCTTATGTTTCTGATTTAACTTCTGAGCGCGATCGCGCCAAGGGAATGGCTTGGCTTGGTACAGCAGTGAGTCTTGGAGCAATTGCAGGTCCAGCTTTCGGTGGTTTGACAACTCGTGAAGACTTACATTTTACCTTTGGTCTTTTCGATCTCAAAATTGAAAACTATGCTCCTCCCTTTTTTCTAGCTGCGGTTTTGATGTTCTTAACGCTGATAGTCGCTTTCCGTTGGTTGCCAGAATCGTTGTCATCGAAATCAGCAACTTTACTCGCTCATCAGCCAGGACTAGATTGGAAAAAGCTTGGTAAACCACTATTACTGCTGTTGGGTTTAACCACGATCGCCCAGTTTGGACTCACGCTCTTTGAAGCCGTTTTTGCACTATATGCTCAAGAAAAATTGGGATACGGTCCCATCCAAACAGGCTTTGCATACATGATTTGTGGCTCAGTGATGGCAGTCTTTCAAATCATGGCCGTGGGCTTTTTGACTCGATATATGAGTGCGATCGCCCAAGTTGCTTTGGGATTTGCACTCATGGGAAGCGGCATCTTTCTGCTGCTAATGGCGCGCTCACTTCCCATTGTGCTGGGAGTGGTCGGTATATTGGCATTTGGTATGGCATTGATCACCCCAAACTTAATTGCTTTGATCTCAAAACGGGGCAGTCAACATACGGGAACAGTGTTAGGAATTCAAAATGCTGCCAATAGCCTCGGACAAGTTGGGGGAGCAATGTTAGGGGGAGTTCTGTTTGCATGGCAGGTAAACGTCCCTTATGGTTTTGCTGGCATTTTACTGGTTGGAACTGGCTTACTGTTGGGTTGGAGGCTCAAAACTGCTCGTAAGCTGTTGCATCTTTAA